One region of Hugenholtzia roseola DSM 9546 genomic DNA includes:
- a CDS encoding TRAP transporter small permease subunit, whose protein sequence is MKKILNRSLFFLDSLNEYLGRALAWLTVALVAVVCIDVFARYLLKTGSALFPELEWHLFSMIFLLGAGYTLRNEQHVRVDVLYSNFSPLGKAWLNLIGHLVLLLPFCIVLIYISQPLVYNAWVTQEVSPDAGGLPYRFLIKSVIPASAVLLLIQGLAQMGKSLYFIFYKEDFEATK, encoded by the coding sequence ATGAAAAAAATCCTGAACCGCTCTTTGTTTTTCCTCGATAGCCTCAATGAATACCTCGGACGCGCTTTGGCTTGGCTTACGGTGGCATTGGTGGCAGTCGTTTGTATCGATGTCTTTGCGCGTTATTTGCTTAAAACGGGGAGTGCCTTGTTTCCCGAATTAGAATGGCATCTCTTTTCTATGATTTTCCTTTTGGGGGCAGGCTATACCCTTCGCAACGAACAACACGTGCGCGTAGATGTGCTGTATAGCAATTTTTCGCCGCTGGGAAAGGCTTGGCTTAATCTTATCGGACATCTGGTCTTATTGCTTCCTTTTTGTATTGTGCTGATTTACATTTCGCAACCTTTGGTCTATAATGCTTGGGTAACGCAGGAGGTTTCGCCTGACGCAGGCGGGCTGCCTTATCGTTTCCTTATCAAATCGGTCATTCCTGCTTCCGCCGTACTGCTTTTGATACAGGGCTTGGCGCAGATGGGAAAGTCGCTTTACTTTATTTTCTACAAAGAAGATTTTGAAGCCACAAAATAA
- a CDS encoding PAS domain S-box protein, whose product MVNLLTTKRIRDQINATPEQIQEIIDACEYGICVTDENGIFVAVNNRYCEYYGYAREELVGQSFLIVVQNNDQTLLKTLHDKFIDEQREISRTWTVRRKDGSLMNINVDARYTNALDGKPHKLTFIEPFEAK is encoded by the coding sequence ATGGTAAATCTTCTAACTACAAAGCGTATTCGCGACCAAATCAATGCCACACCCGAACAAATCCAAGAAATCATCGATGCCTGTGAGTATGGCATTTGTGTTACAGATGAAAATGGCATTTTTGTAGCCGTCAATAATCGCTATTGTGAGTATTACGGCTATGCGCGTGAGGAGTTGGTGGGACAGTCGTTTCTTATCGTTGTGCAGAACAATGACCAGACTTTGCTCAAAACCCTGCACGATAAGTTTATTGATGAGCAGCGCGAAATTTCACGCACCTGGACGGTAAGACGAAAAGATGGCTCTTTGATGAACATCAACGTAGATGCTCGCTATACCAACGCCCTCGACGGAAAGCCACACAAACTCACTTTCATCGAGCCTTTCGAGGCAAAATAA
- a CDS encoding Smr/MutS family protein, which produces MNIGDRVRLLSGREEGFITQIIDKQQIEVEIDEGFRIPVLRSEVAIVQKDEERYFKDAKPAQIEPIAPPSPTVLAQSRAIGEGVFLAFAPFNDKLLNLYIINHTPHELLFTFGEQQDQNFFGIQAGKIESQKLQKVHVLPLEDFKNWKPIYAQVIFFKQTLHEPQLPLHFLLTFNTSFFKTKRIAPLLHKEAFLYSLDSRYKLPDPIETPPLRPVEAEKLKEIMMERKTVFEKAFEIERPAREIDLHIEALTPHYDIMTSEAILKMQIEHFEHIFDRAIASGMEKITFIHGVGAGILRAEIQKRVSRNPYVKYYEDSQRDKFGYGATTITFK; this is translated from the coding sequence ATGAATATCGGCGATAGAGTGCGTCTGCTTTCAGGCAGAGAAGAGGGGTTTATCACACAAATCATAGATAAACAGCAAATAGAGGTAGAAATAGACGAGGGCTTCCGCATACCCGTTTTGCGCAGTGAAGTGGCAATCGTACAAAAAGACGAGGAGCGTTATTTTAAAGATGCCAAACCTGCTCAAATAGAGCCGATTGCGCCACCAAGTCCTACCGTTTTGGCACAAAGTCGCGCCATCGGGGAAGGCGTTTTTTTGGCATTCGCACCCTTCAACGACAAGTTGCTCAATTTATACATCATCAATCATACGCCGCACGAACTACTTTTTACCTTTGGCGAACAGCAAGACCAAAACTTTTTTGGGATTCAGGCAGGAAAAATAGAAAGTCAGAAACTACAAAAGGTGCATGTCCTGCCTTTGGAGGATTTTAAAAATTGGAAGCCTATCTATGCGCAAGTTATCTTTTTTAAGCAAACCTTACATGAGCCACAACTGCCACTGCATTTCCTACTAACCTTCAACACTTCGTTTTTCAAGACCAAGCGCATAGCACCTCTGCTTCATAAAGAAGCCTTTTTATACTCTTTGGATAGCCGCTACAAACTGCCCGACCCCATCGAAACGCCGCCTCTGCGCCCTGTGGAGGCAGAAAAATTGAAGGAAATTATGATGGAGCGCAAAACCGTTTTCGAAAAAGCATTTGAAATAGAACGACCTGCGCGTGAAATCGACCTTCACATAGAAGCCCTCACGCCACACTACGACATCATGACTTCGGAGGCGATTCTCAAAATGCAAATAGAACATTTCGAGCATATCTTTGATAGGGCGATTGCTTCGGGTATGGAAAAAATTACGTTTATCCATGGCGTAGGGGCAGGTATTTTGAGGGCTGAAATTCAAAAGCGTGTGAGCCGCAATCCGTATGTGAAGTATTACGAAGATTCACAACGCGATAAATTCGGGTATGGCGCAACTACGATTACTTTTAAATAA
- the gldN gene encoding gliding motility protein GldN codes for MKAPHFFSLALVFCLALTLTPLQNSFAQTDEFSTLWRGEEGYNANSLRPVAESDIALQKTLWYRLSLKEKQNKPLFARQNEITRLLIEATKLGIIRPYENDSLRTRMSYETFFQRLKIPTEGLPEDPLIESWGTDETDWVMEGWDTEAAAEVEAQEFMPQQLYILELKENLIFDKKRARQIHDIQAITLYIPAELNPNTGLEMPLATFSYKEVVELLFRDNPKAIWYNAKNGGEHRNLEEAFDLRLFSAKIIKYDNIDDEYLIDLVQGDSHQALIESDRYEAQTIERENNLFEN; via the coding sequence ATGAAAGCTCCTCATTTTTTCTCGCTTGCGCTTGTTTTTTGTCTTGCCCTGACGCTGACACCCTTGCAAAATAGTTTTGCACAAACAGACGAATTTTCTACCCTTTGGCGTGGCGAAGAAGGCTACAATGCCAACTCGTTGCGCCCTGTGGCAGAGTCGGACATCGCTCTCCAAAAGACACTTTGGTATCGCCTTTCATTGAAAGAAAAACAAAACAAGCCGCTTTTTGCACGCCAAAATGAAATTACGCGACTGCTTATCGAAGCCACTAAATTAGGAATTATTCGTCCCTACGAAAACGATTCGCTTCGCACGCGCATGAGTTATGAAACTTTTTTTCAAAGGCTCAAAATTCCTACCGAAGGGTTGCCCGAAGACCCCCTTATCGAGAGCTGGGGAACAGACGAAACGGACTGGGTAATGGAAGGCTGGGATACCGAAGCCGCCGCCGAAGTGGAAGCGCAGGAATTTATGCCGCAACAGCTTTATATTTTGGAGCTAAAAGAAAATCTTATTTTTGATAAAAAACGCGCCCGCCAAATTCACGACATTCAAGCAATTACGCTCTATATCCCTGCCGAACTCAATCCGAACACAGGCTTGGAAATGCCTTTGGCTACTTTTAGCTACAAAGAAGTGGTAGAACTGCTTTTTCGCGACAATCCGAAAGCCATTTGGTACAATGCTAAAAATGGCGGCGAACATAGAAATCTGGAAGAAGCCTTCGACTTGCGCCTTTTTAGTGCCAAAATCATCAAATACGATAACATAGACGACGAATATCTCATCGACCTTGTGCAAGGTGATAGCCATCAAGCACTTATCGAGAGCGATAGGTACGAAGCCCAAACGATAGAGCGTGAAAACAACCTATTTGAAAACTAA
- the glyA gene encoding serine hydroxymethyltransferase — MTRDTQIFDLIEREAHRQMHGIELIASENFVSPQVMEAAGSVLTNKYAEGLPKKRYYGGCEVVDEIEQLAIDRLKTLFGAAWANVQPHSGAQANAAVMLAILNAGDKILGFDLSHGGHLTHGSTVNFSGKLYRPSFYGVERETGLIDWEKVAEKARVEQPKLIICGASAYSRDWNYARLRQIADEVGALLLADISHPSGLIAKGLLNDPLQHCHIVTSTTHKTLRGPRGGIIMMGKDFENPFGEKDMKGNLKMMSALLDSGVFPGTQGGPLEHIIAAKAVAFGEALTPQYAQYVKQVAKNAQAMAKAFTERGYQIISGGTDNHLMLIDLRNKNLTGKIAENTLIKADITINKNMVPFDDKSPFVTSGMRIGTPAITTRGMGESEMEAIVDLIDRALMHHENETELSNLRKEVNRLMQGFPLFKMETETV; from the coding sequence ATGACACGCGATACCCAAATTTTTGACCTCATCGAGCGCGAAGCCCATCGCCAAATGCACGGCATTGAGCTAATTGCCTCTGAAAATTTCGTTTCTCCGCAGGTGATGGAGGCGGCAGGAAGCGTCCTGACGAATAAGTACGCCGAAGGGCTACCCAAAAAACGCTACTATGGCGGCTGCGAAGTGGTAGATGAAATCGAGCAGTTAGCGATAGACCGTTTGAAGACGCTCTTTGGCGCAGCCTGGGCAAATGTGCAGCCTCATTCGGGCGCACAGGCAAATGCAGCCGTTATGTTGGCAATTTTAAATGCAGGCGATAAAATTTTGGGCTTCGACCTCTCGCATGGCGGACACCTTACGCATGGCTCTACCGTCAATTTTTCGGGTAAATTATACCGCCCCTCTTTTTATGGTGTGGAGCGTGAAACAGGTCTGATAGATTGGGAAAAAGTGGCAGAAAAGGCACGTGTAGAGCAGCCCAAACTTATCATCTGTGGTGCTTCTGCCTATTCGCGCGATTGGAACTATGCGCGTTTGCGTCAGATTGCCGACGAAGTGGGGGCTTTGCTATTAGCGGATATTTCGCACCCTTCGGGGCTTATCGCAAAAGGCTTGCTCAATGACCCCTTGCAGCATTGTCATATCGTAACTTCCACGACGCACAAGACCTTGCGCGGTCCTCGTGGTGGAATTATTATGATGGGCAAAGATTTTGAAAATCCTTTCGGTGAAAAGGATATGAAGGGCAATCTCAAAATGATGTCGGCACTTTTGGATAGTGGCGTTTTCCCCGGTACGCAGGGCGGTCCCTTAGAGCATATTATTGCTGCCAAAGCCGTTGCGTTTGGCGAAGCCCTAACCCCACAATATGCCCAATATGTCAAGCAGGTGGCGAAAAATGCCCAAGCGATGGCAAAAGCCTTTACAGAGCGCGGCTATCAAATTATTTCAGGTGGCACAGATAACCACTTGATGCTTATTGATTTGCGCAACAAAAATCTAACAGGTAAGATTGCAGAAAATACGCTCATCAAAGCCGACATCACCATCAATAAAAACATGGTGCCTTTCGACGACAAATCGCCTTTCGTTACTTCGGGCATGCGCATTGGCACACCTGCCATCACGACGCGCGGCATGGGCGAAAGTGAGATGGAGGCTATCGTAGATTTGATAGACCGCGCCCTTATGCACCATGAGAACGAAACCGAACTATCAAACCTTAGAAAAGAGGTCAATCGTCTGATGCAAGGCTTTCCACTTTTCAAGATGGAAACCGAAACGGTCTAA
- a CDS encoding TRAP transporter large permease: MSLELLAILLFLLILAVLFSGYPVAFTLGGVSILVGIALLGIGYLDLLALRIYGTMQNIVLLSVPLFIFMGVILEKSGIAEDMLQTLTLMLGKLKGGLALAVIVVGLLLAASTGVVGATVVTMGLISLPAMLKRGYPATLSTGVIASAGTLGQIIPPSVVLILLGSVINVPVGDMFMGAVIPGLLLTFAYMLYVLIFAYLKPQSAPAATDEELAEFRTEGQGSRIFSAFILPFLLILTVLGSIFTGIATPTEAAGIGAFTAILMALLRRKLSFKMLQETARTTTFLTSMVFMILVGASAFSLTFRELKGDDMIVNAVTQSGLSAPMFVLVAMLGIFIAGFFIDFIEIIFIFVPILTPIFAAYGLDLLWVGILITMNLQTSFLTPPFGFSLFYLKGVAPPSVKTSDLYKGIIPFLLIQIALLAIVYFYPQIATWLPNYLNS; this comes from the coding sequence ATGAGTTTAGAACTACTTGCCATTTTGCTTTTTTTGCTCATCTTGGCGGTCTTATTTTCAGGCTACCCTGTGGCATTTACCTTAGGTGGGGTTTCTATTTTGGTAGGAATTGCACTCTTGGGGATTGGGTATTTAGACCTTTTGGCGTTGCGTATTTATGGTACAATGCAAAATATTGTGCTTTTGTCTGTCCCTCTTTTTATTTTTATGGGCGTGATATTAGAAAAATCGGGCATAGCCGAAGACATGCTCCAAACCCTAACTCTGATGTTGGGCAAACTCAAAGGCGGCTTGGCTTTGGCGGTGATTGTAGTGGGGCTTTTATTGGCAGCCTCAACAGGGGTTGTCGGCGCAACGGTGGTAACAATGGGGCTTATTAGTCTGCCTGCCATGCTCAAAAGGGGCTACCCTGCTACCCTTTCCACAGGCGTAATTGCCTCGGCAGGCACTTTGGGGCAAATCATTCCGCCCAGCGTGGTCTTGATTTTGTTGGGTAGCGTCATCAATGTGCCTGTGGGCGATATGTTTATGGGGGCTGTCATACCAGGGCTGCTCCTAACTTTTGCCTATATGCTCTATGTGCTAATTTTTGCCTACCTCAAACCGCAATCTGCCCCTGCTGCCACTGATGAAGAGTTAGCCGAATTTCGCACCGAAGGACAAGGTAGCCGCATTTTTTCGGCGTTCATCTTGCCTTTTTTACTTATCCTAACCGTCTTGGGTTCGATTTTTACAGGCATCGCAACCCCCACCGAAGCGGCAGGCATTGGCGCATTTACGGCAATCTTGATGGCACTTTTAAGGCGCAAACTCTCCTTCAAGATGTTACAAGAAACGGCGCGTACTACCACTTTCCTAACTTCTATGGTCTTTATGATTTTGGTAGGCGCATCGGCTTTTAGTCTTACCTTTCGCGAACTCAAAGGTGATGATATGATTGTCAATGCCGTAACACAAAGCGGACTTTCTGCCCCTATGTTTGTGTTGGTAGCCATGCTTGGGATTTTTATTGCAGGTTTTTTTATAGATTTTATAGAAATTATTTTTATTTTCGTTCCGATTCTCACGCCCATTTTTGCAGCCTACGGCTTAGATTTGCTTTGGGTCGGGATATTGATAACGATGAACCTACAAACCTCTTTCCTAACGCCGCCTTTCGGCTTTTCGCTTTTCTACCTCAAAGGCGTTGCGCCGCCTTCGGTCAAGACCAGCGATTTATACAAAGGCATCATTCCTTTTCTGCTCATTCAAATTGCACTCTTAGCAATCGTTTATTTCTACCCTCAAATTGCTACTTGGCTGCCCAACTACCTCAATTCTTAG